The genomic window ACACCGTCCCGCGGATCGCCTGCCTCGAGGCCGTCAGTCTACGCAAGAGCGGCACGCTGCGCCACAGCGAGCGCGCCATCCGGAACTTCAGCATGCGAAGCGAATAGAGCGTCCCGTCGAGGTCGAAGATGACGCCCCGAATCCTCGCATCCGTCACGGCGCCACCCCTTCCGCCACCTCGCGCCGCTCGCGCGCGCGGTCGTTCGCCTCGAGCCGCTCGACGACGATGGCGCGGTACCGCTCCGCCATCCGCTCCGGGTCGTCCACGGTCTCGGGCGGGAAGAACTCGACGGCGATGTCCGTGCGCAGCCGCCCGAACAGCTCGACGAGCTGCACGAACGTGCTCCGGTTCACGTCCCACTCGAGCTGGCGCCGGTCGGGAAGGTAGTCGAGGACGCACAGCTCCACGGTCTTCTCGGCGCGCTTGGCCGCCGCGAACGACCCGGGCTTGAACGGCAGGCGCTCGGCGGTCGGGCACGCCCTCCCCTCGGGGAAGACGACGATGCGGTCGCCGTCGCGCATCACCTTGATCAGCTCCACTCCGATCCTTCTCATCGACTTCTTGTCCGCCCTGTCGACGAAGAGGTGGCCCTGGTTCACGAGGGCCCCGCCGAAGTAAAAGACACGCCGCATCTCGATCTTGATCACGAAAACAGCCGGGAAGATCGACAGGATCACCGGGATGTCCAGAAAGCCCAT from Pseudomonadota bacterium includes these protein-coding regions:
- a CDS encoding 1-acyl-sn-glycerol-3-phosphate acyltransferase produces the protein MVIIRGLIVLVATLLIHWFLIRLPQLLHRPWKRYTKPIGLWGKMLAFMMGVRIHRRNERSGPMGDLIVSNHMGFLDIPVILSIFPAVFVIKIEMRRVFYFGGALVNQGHLFVDRADKKSMRRIGVELIKVMRDGDRIVVFPEGRACPTAERLPFKPGSFAAAKRAEKTVELCVLDYLPDRRQLEWDVNRSTFVQLVELFGRLRTDIAVEFFPPETVDDPERMAERYRAIVVERLEANDRARERREVAEGVAP